In Spirosoma pollinicola, the genomic window TTATTAGTAGAAAATGCGGTGAAGCATAACCGAATGTCGGCAAAAGAGCCTCTGAAGGTGCATATTATGCTGGATCAGGATTGCCTTGTTGTCAAGAACAATTTGCAGCCCCGCCCGCAGTCAGAAACATCTACGGGTATGGGCTTACAAAACATCATAACCCGGTATGCCCTGCTCACCGCCCGCCCCGTTTGGGTGGGCGAAAGCGAAGGCAATTTTGTTGTGAAGGTTCCATTATTACTCAATGAGCGAATGAATGAATCCGCGAGTGACCGGGCAAGTGTTTCCCGATCATCATAGCCTGTATGCGCTATTCTCGCTGTCAATTATTCGAGCATCCCTATTACTTATATGAATGTAGTCATTATCGAAGATGAAAACCTGACAGCTAAACGGCTCGAAAGTTTGCTCCACAAATACGATTCGGCCATTACCGTTCTGGCCCGGATTCCATCGGTTGCCGAAGCCGTCAGTTGGTTTGATGAGTCGAATAGCCCTGTCGACTTGATCTTCATGGATATCCACCTCGAAGATGACCTTGGATTCCGCATCTTCGAACAAACACAGCTGACTACGCCAGTTATTTTTACAACGGCCTATGATGAATACATGATTCAGGCCTTTAAGGTCAATAGCATCGACTACCTGCTCAAACCCATCAATTACGATGAACTGGTGGCGGCCATTGAGAAATACAAAGCTTTGAAAAAGCAGTTTGGCCAGGCAACATCAACCTCCCACGACCTCGAAACACTCTTGAACCTGATTGGCAAATCGAAGCAAACCGATTATAAAGAACGGTTTATGATTACGGTTGGCACGAAGATTCGCAGCATCGAAACCGGCGACATCGCTTATTTTTACCTGGAAGAAAAGGTCGTTTTTTTAGTAACGAAAGACGGCCTGACGCTGCCCGTAGACTATAGTTTAGACAAACTGACGCAGGTCCTGAATCCACGTCGTTTTTTTCGCATCAGCCGCCAGTTTCTGGTGTCGTTGTCTGCCATTCAAACCATTCATACGTTTTCGGCGGGTAAGCTCAAACTTGATATGACGCCTAAATCGCGCCAGGAAGTCTTTGTTAGTGGCGACCGGATGACCGAGTTTAAAGAGTGGTTGGGAAAGTAAGCCCGTTTACCCGCAAGCACGATATGCGCCTTCATGAATTGATTCTTAACCTGATTCTGAGCAAATAACTACGTTCGTAAAACGAACAAGAAAGAGCGCCAGACGGGTAAGATCGGGAATGAAGGTGTACCTTTGTAGCATGGAGAACCCAAACCAGCCCCGTAAGCAACGTGGTCAGCGGACCGACGCTACTCTTACCGTTTCGGAACCCGCCGAACTAATGGCGTTTTTGATTGCTCAATTGCCGCATAAAAACCGGAACAATATCAAGTCACTGCTTGGCAACAAGCAGGTGCTGATTGATGGCAAAGTTTATACACAGTTCAATCATCCCCTGACACCGGGGCAAGTTGTAACCGTTGCCGGAAACCGGGCGCCCGAAACGTCGCAATACCGGGGCCTGACTATTTTATACGAAGACCAGAGTCTGATCGTCATCAATAAGCAGGCAGGTTTGCTGTCGATGGCAACCAATAAAGAGCGCGATCGCACAGCCTACGGTATCCTAAGCGACTACGTCAAAAAAGAGAACCCCAAAAACAAGATATTTATCATTCACCGACTCGACCGCGAAACGTCGGGTGTAATGATGTTTGCGCGAAGCGAAAACGTGCAGCGGCTGATGCAGGAGTCCTGGAATGCAACGACCAAAGAGCGGACTTATGTAGCCCTGGTAGAGGGCGTTCCCGAACCGGAACAAGGCCGCATTACATCCTATCTGCGTGAGAGTAAAGCCCTTATCGTTTACTCGAGCCAAAACCCCGATACAGGGCAGTTGTCTATCACTAACTATAAAGTACTGAAGGCAAACAACGGCTATTCGTTGCTGGAGCTGGAGCTGGAAACGGGCCGTAAGAACCAGATTCGGGTCCATATGCAGGACATTAAACACCCCATTGCGGGCGATGCCAAATACGGGGCCACCTCCGACCCCATCGGGCGGCTGGGCCTTCATGCCGAAACCCTGGCCTTCGAACACCCAATCACCGGCGCTCCCATGCGTTTCAGCGCCCCCGTACCCAAGCTGTTTCAGGCAGTGATGAAAACGGTGAGTGAGTAAGATAATGTATAATGAAAAATGGTTAATGAAGAATGAAAAAAGGCTGATTTCCAGACCGCAATTCATTCTTCATTAACCATTTTTCATTATACATTATCTTAGCTTACTTCACAATCCGGTACTTGAGCAGCACCCAGATTGCTTCGATACCGTCCAGCCATGAAATCTTTTTACCCTCGGCAATGGAGCGGGGATAATAACTTATGGGTAACTCCCGAATACGGATACCCCGTTTAGCTACTTTAGCGGTCACTTCGGGACAGAACTCAAAACGGGTACATTCGAGGGGAATAGACCGCAGAAAATTAGCGTCGAATACCTTGTAGCAAGTCGGCTCATCGGTGAGTCGCTGGTTGAAAAGCAGGTTCGTCAACAGTGTAACTACTTGTCCACCAATATAAAAGCTAAAATAGGAATGGCGATTTTCGGGTTTCAGGAACCGGGAGCCGTAGATAACTTTCTCCTTTCCTTCGGCAATAGGCCTTACCAGAAACAGATAATCCAGGGGTTCGTACTCTAAATCTGCGTCCTGTACAATAGCAATATCGCCCGTCATGTGCTTAATAGCCGTGCGAATGGCAGCCCCTTTACCCTGGTTGTGATCATGAAAAACAACACGAATGTTGGGTACTGACTCGAAGGTTGCCAGACGTTCGCGGGTACCGTCCGTCGAACCGTCGTCAACAATAATTATTTCTTTCGTTAGAGGAACAGCCTGTATTTTCTCAAGTAACGTATCAATAGACTTAATTTCGTTGTAAGCAGGAATAAGAACAGATAGCAGCATAAAGCAAAGATAAGCGATAACGGGCAAACAATTTTTCGGGTTACTTACGCACCCAGTATATCAACGGAAAGCGGGGATTTTTTACTTTAACAAAATTCTTTTGCAATCCCTCCCGCAGTTGGCGGATGGCATACGCATTGGCCGGTTGAGTTAACGCCGTACTATCGTCAATAACACTCGACCGATTTCCAAAAACAACGACCTTCAGACTGGTATCGGCCAGCGCGCGCCCATAGGTGTCAGGGTGTGACTCTATGTAGTGCGAGGTCTGCATCTCCGTAAAAATAAACGGAACATTAGGCTCCCGATCCGACAGGTAATACAAACTCATGCCATTATCGATCAGGAGTGCCTTTCCGGTCGGGCCGGTTTGTTCACGGATAAAGTCACCAGCCTGTTGTTCACCCGAATAATCGGCAATACTTATAAAACGCTTAATTGTAGCCGGACGATAAAGAAGACCGCTGATTAATAACAACGCACCTACTACTCCAACGCCCGCCAGTACAAACCGGTAGGGTAATTTCCGGTTACGGGACTCATACTGCCCAAGCCATAGATCGGCCATAAAGCCCAAGTGCAACACAAAGAAAACTGCAGCCGGAAAAAAGTAATGACTGGCCTGCGTTTTCAGCATGGCTACACAGGAAAACACAGCCAGCAGCAGGGCCAGCCACAAAGCCGGTGTTTGCCGATACACATTTCGGTAAGGCGGCTGCCATACCAGCACAAACGAAACAGCCAGCAACAGCAACAGCCAACTTATTTTGATCAGAAATTTGACCAGAAAAATCGTGTGGGATGGATAACCGCCAAACGGATAAATATAGGTCCACTCCAGATGGTCGTCTAATCGATTGGTAGCGTAAAAATAGAGTGCAGACAACCCTAGAGGCAGTACGAAGCCCAACAAAACCAGCATTCCCCGGCCAACCATTGACCAGAATGTGAGTCGTCCTGCGAACCAAAGCAGAAGAATAAATGCCCCAAACCCTACGACATAAAAAGCGGCTACACTTTTGAAGCACATGGCAATGCCCAGCAAAACGCCAGCCCCCAGCCAACGCAGGTTGGCAGATCCTTTGTTGCCAACAGCCAGGGCAAATGCATTTAGCCCAAAGATGGCAATCCAGCTTTCGGGTTCCAGAAAATTCATTTCCATGAATGCACAACAGGCCGCCGTCAGCCCAACCGTAACGAGCGCTACCCGTTCACCAAACAGACGTGCCGCCCGCCAGGCCGATAGCAAAACACCTGTGGCCAACAGTGTTATCAGGGCCGAAACACTGACGTGGTTGTAGCCACCCAGCAAATTCAGCAACACATTGGTCGATGAATAGAGCAGATAAGATTTCGACGGAATGAAGTCATACAAGGCATATCCCTCATTGAGCGAGCGTGCTATTACCAGATATTCATAGGCATCGTAACCATAGCCAGAGTTATAGGCGAATAAAAAAAAGAGCGGACAGAATAGGGCAAGAAATAAAAAAAGTCGCGTCATAGAAGGTCAAAACGGTGCCGGACAAGTTACCAGCCAGCCAACAAATGTACTGGTTTACGCACTAGCTACCAGCTTGAAAATGCCTTTTTATTGCCCACTCGCTCACTCAAAGGCACGGTAGAGTACAACAAATCAGGCCGAAATCTCTTTTCATCTGTTTATACTTCACCAGTCTATTTTTTGCTTTCGGCATTGAAAAAACGGCATTCAGCCAAATAGTTTTTCGCGTATAACTCTATGGACTCAACTTTGACTCGCTAATTAAAAATCACATGAAAGCCCTGCTACTCTCTTTACTCATCGTTAGCGCGACAACATCATTCGCCCAAACGCCTACTGTTCCTACCGCGCCTGCCAGCGGGACGGTAGCCGCTCCGGCAAGCAACCCGACCCCTATCGTTACCCCAGCGGCCCCGGCAGTGTCCGATCCGTTTGGCAAAACGCCAACCGATACTACGCCCACCAGCTTCACCGCACCTGGTGGCCCAACAATGATTCAGGCACCCGGCACACAGCCACAACCGGCAGCAACGACTTCAGAAGCCGAGCCCATTGCCCGCGGAAACGGCAAAATTACGGGTACGTTAATTGACTCGACCTCCAACAAACCCGTTGAGTTCGCTACCATTGCCTTACTAAATACCGCGACCAACAAACCCATCGACGGAACAACAGCCGATGCCAAAGGTCAGTTTACGATTGGCAAACTGGCTCCCGGAAAATATCGCCTTCAGTACTCGTTCATTGGTTATAAAGACAAGCGTAGCGCCCTGATTACAGTTGACCGGGGTAGCGCAATAAACGTTGGCTCGGTTAAACTTTCTGCCGATGTTCGGACATTGAACGAGGTAAACGTGGTAGGTCAGGCGGCTATGATCGAAGAGAAAGTAGACCGGCTGGTGTATAACGCAGATAAAGATATTGCCGCCAAAGGGGGCGACGCCGGTGATATTCTTCGCAAAGTACCGATGCTGTCGGTCGATCTGGATGGCAACGTTAGTCTGCGCGGAAGCGCCAATGTAACGGTACTGATCAATAACAAACCATCGACTATTGTAGCCAGTAGTGTTGCCGATGCGTTGAAGCAGATTCCGGCCGACATGATCAAAACTGTGGAAGTAATCACCTCGCCATCGGCTAAATACGATGCAGAAGGCTCAGCCGGTATCATTAACATCGTTACCAAGAAAACAACGTTACAGGGTGCCACACTCGATGTGAACGGGGGCGGTGGCAACCGGGGAAGTAACCTCGGCCTGAACGGTAACTACCGTACCGGCAAAATGGGCTTCTCGTTAAGTGGATTTGGCCGGGCAGAATATAATGTGAAAGGTGCCTTTGCCAACGATCAGACGACCCGCAACTACGATGCCGCGACTAACACCTACTCGGCCAGTACACGGACAATTCAAACTGCCCAGACGCAAAGACAGAATCTGTTTGGCAACTATCAGTTGGGTTGGGATTATGATATCGACAAGCGTACGTCACTTACCGCCAGTATTCGGTACGGCGCCCGCAATGGCATAAATAATCAAAATAACCTGCTGACGCAGACAACGTCTCCGCTAAGCTACTTCCCGACAATAAGCGACCGGAACGTAAAAACCACTGATTTGTCGGGAACGGTAGATGCCAACCTGACCTACACAAAGACCTTTAAACCTCAGAAAGAATTTAGTATTCTGGCCTTGTTCAGTCGGAATAACCGCACCAATAATTTCGTATCGGACATTTTGGGCGGCACCGATTTCCAGACAATTACATCACGAATCAAAAACGATAACCTGAGTTACAACCAGGAATCTACACTCCAGATAGATTACCAGACACCCATCAAAACCAATCAGTTAATTGAGTTTGGTGTTAAAGGTATTTTCCGGAAAGCGAACAGTGACTACCAGTACTACCTCGCTAGTGGCGACACGGGTGATTTTGTACAGGATAACACCCGGCCAGCCAACACGCTGTTTTACAATCAGAACATTGCGGCTTCTTACCTGTCCTATACGATGACAACCAAGAATAAATACACCATTAAAGCCGGGGCACGTTACGAATACACGATGATTGACGCCCGTTTCAGCAACGAATCAACGGGAACCGCAACAGACATTCCGAATTATGGAACCCTGGTTCCAAGCATCAACGTCTCGAAAAGTCTGAAAGGCGGCAAGATCATTAAACTGGCCTACAACCGCCGGATTCAACGGCCGGGTATTCAGTTCCTGAACCCGAACGTTAACTCGGCCAACCCAACCAATATATCCAAAGGTAACCCATTGCTATCGCCGGAATTCACCGACAATCTTGAGTTCAGCACCAGCGCGAACATTAAAGGATTGTACCTGAACGGGTCTTTGTTTGCCCGTCGGACGAATGGTGAAATCACGGCCGTTCGCGATGTAATCCAGCAGCCCGTTGGCGACCCGACTAATCAGGTTTTCCAGCAGGTCATTCAAACCACGTATCAAAACGTTGGTCATCAGGATGCATACGGTATCAACCTGTTTGGTAACGGAACCTTATTCCGTAAACTTCAACTTGGTGGTGGCCTCGACCTGTATCATGTTAGCCTGACGAATAATAACGCAAATCCAGTTTATTCGGCTTCCAATTCGGGTCTGGTCATTGCCGGACGTATTATGAGCAGTCTGTCGCTCAGCAACGGTTGGGGATTCCAGTTGTTCGGTGGTGGTCGCGGCAAACAGGTGCAATTACAGGGGTATCAAAGTGCCATGTATTTTTACAGCCTGGGTATGCGGAAAGAGTTCAATGATAAGAAAGCAAGCTTAGGGCTGGCTGTTGAGAATATCTTCAACCACCCATTTGTCCAAAATTCCGAACTGTCATCGCCCATCCTGTCTCAGAATTCGCAAACGAGCTTTTACAACGCCGGTGTTCGGTTGACTTTCAGCTACAAACTTGGCAAGATGAGCTTCGATGCACCACAAAAACGCAAAAAGTCAATCGATAACGACGATGTTAAAGGCGACGGCGGTGGTGATAACCAGCAGCAGGCAGCCCCCGCAGCAGCCCCAGCAGGTGGCGGTACCCGGACGGGCGGAGGACGGCCCCGCTAATACCAAAAATTTACGCCCTGCCATGTAGCATGACAGGGTTCATGATAATTAGATTAGGTTGGTGATCAATCCCTCTTGCTTTGCAGGAGGGGTTTCTTGTTTTTACATATTTCATTTACATTTACTTGTACATTTCCTCCCTTCACGTTTCTTATGAAATCAAAAAATCTGGTTAGCCTTTCGGTTGCCGCTGTATTTTTCGTACTGGCCATTACGGGTCTCTTAATTTATTTTGGACAAGGTTCTCACGTTGTTGAGCATACCCATGCCTGGTTTGGCGTTCTTTTTGTTGCCGCTGCGATATTCCACATCATGAATAACTGGGCATCGATTGTAGGTTATTCCAAAAATCGACGGACGGGAGGTATTCAAAAAGAACTTGTTGTTCCAGTTGTTATTGTAGCCATTTTCGCGCTCGGTATTGGCTTTGACTTACCCGTTTTCGGGAAACTGGCCAATTTTGGAAAAGGATTATTTAAGGGCGAACGGCCACGTGGTGGGCCTATGGAACAAACAAAAGTCGATTCTATTGCCAACGCCGTTGAAACAGCCTATGCCACGGCCTATACCAAAGGCGACACGGGTGCATTGGCAAAATTATTGCCCATTAAAACGTCTCTCCTGACCGAAGCCGGCACCATTTTGAGCGGTTCAGATATTCAGAAGAATATACTGAAACGGACAGCTCCGGAAGTCGTAAAAACGAAAGTTGACCGTGCCGAATCGCTCGATGAGCGCACAATCCTGGTGTATGGCACGTCCACAAACTCTACAACCACATCGCCGACTGTTTTCTCGCACCTCTTGAAAGAGCAGGACAAAAAGTGGACAATCATAGCGGCTCAGCGCGCCTTTCCTGCGGTGCAGTAGGTAATCGACATTGCCGCAATTTTATGAAACAGGCATACTGGCTATTTTATCGGATAGACATTATCTGCCCGATTGTGTAAATAGACATGCCGCTTCGTTATCGATAACGAAGCGGCATGTCTATTTGGTGAGTATAGAAACAATGTACTTGTCTTCGCCAAACTAGCGGTAGGTCCAACCAGGTATTTGAGATAAATCAGTGAGAAGCAATGAGCCTTGATATACTATTGACGCTGGATACCATTGAGGTACTGGAAAACTACATTGATAAAGTTCGACCGATCGAAGAGCTTCGGGATCAGGTTGATGTAGCTTACAAAATAGAAAACCAGAGTATTATTATTTATGAGATCAGGCCCCGGTTTAATCAGCCTGACCAAACGTTTGAATCAGCCATTGCTAAAGCTACGTTTGTGAAAGCGACAGATTGCTGGAAAGTATTTTGGCAACGGGCTGATTTAAAATGGCATACTTATAAACCAAAACCTATTGTAAAGACAATCAAGGAGTTTGTGACCCTGGTCGAAAAAGATGAACACTATTGTTTTTGGGGATAATTACCGGCGGCTGGCTTATACAGGCATAAAGCGTAATCCAAAAAATAAAAAAGTAGCGACAATGAAATAAAAGACGGCCGCTAAACTACACTTAACCCGGCACAGTTTACCCAAATCAGTATAAACGGCCTCGTGCAGAAAACTGCTAAACATAGCGAGCTGTAAGACAATCGAAATACCAAAGAATATAAGCTTCATGGCCGGGGGTTGCAAATATAAAGTTTGATCAAATAGAACTACTTGTTTACAGATTTACGTACACACATTGCAATGAGATAATAAAGTTACATACGTACATTTATATAGTCAATACTTGCACGAAAAATTAGTTGTTTTTACTCAGGCTAAAACTACTCAATGCTCGGATTGCTTTCCGGTTGAATTGAGATCATGAAACACACATTCAATTTATTTATGCAACGTTGAATTCCTTTTGTACAGGGACCTACATGCCCGGCCAACGTGACTTCTGTTACCGAAATACACCCATTCATAATGTGCTTATATAGTTTTATCACACGAATGGGCAGGGCATACTGATGGTTACCCCGGCCGTTACAAACCCCGGCCAGACCATTGAGCAGTTCACCATGATTGTGATAAGTAGTGAAGACAGGACTTTATTTCACTTTCCCTTTCAAACCATACCCGAGTGCGACGAGCAATAACACCAGAGATAAGAAGCCTAAAGCGGTGGATAAGGAAAACTGTTGAGCAACAAAACCCAGTATCGCCGGGCCTGCCAGCAGACCGGTATAACCGATCGTCGTTAGCGCCGATATACTGACCGTTGGCGCAACACCAGGTATCGTACCGGCGGCACTGAAGAATATTGGCACAATATTGGCCACCCCCAACCCCAGTAGTACAAAGCCAACCAGTGCCCCATAAATCCATGGACTCATTATGGCCATCAGCAAGCCTACTGCACCAAGTAAACAGCCTCCCACAACGACCGTTTTGCTGTTCAGGCGTGCCACTAATTTATCGCCCACCAAGCGCATTGTGGCCATAGCAACCGAAAAGGCGGCATAGCCCGCCCCTGCCAACTCCGGTTCAATTCCTTTGGTGTCCCGCAGAAAGATGGCACTCCAGTCGAGAATGGCCCCTTCTGCCAGAAAAATAGCAAAGCACATGATGCCCAAAAATAAGACACTGCCGTGCAACCAGCCGAATCGCTGCTTACCCTGTGTTGGCTTGTCGGCTATCGTTGAGAACCGGGCAATAATCCCTCGCTCTGCAGCAGCCCCAAATAAGTACTTGTATTGGGTAAGGGTAATGATTATCATCAGCGCGGCAATACTGACAATGGCATAGATCGGGTTAAGTCCCAGCTTAATTAAAAAACCTAACCCCAGAGAACCAAACAGCCCTCCTACGCTAAAGAGGCCATGTAAGGACGACATGATGGGTCTCTCATACAGGTTCTGTACTTGAACACCGTGCGCATTCATCGCTACATCGACGGAACCAACCCCAGCACCAAAAATGAATAGTGCAAGAGCCATAGCAACGGGAGAGGTCAGAATGAGCAACAACGGTAGCGAAAGAGCCATGACCAACACGGCAGCCGTCATGACAAGGCGGCTACCCAAACTGCTCACCAGCCAACCCGAGGTAGGCATCATCAGCATGGCCCCGGCGCCTAATAGCAGCAATAATAGCCCCAGGTTAGCGTCGTTCAAGGCTAAACGGTCTTTGGCATAAGGCACCATGGGCGCCCAGCTAGCCATACCCAGCCCGCACACCAGAAATATCAATTGGGTAGCCCTGCGGGCCTCACGAATATGATCTGAAGGTATAGTTACATTCATAAAGTAAAGAAGTTGAGTATAAACCTAATCAATAGGGGTTAGCGGATGCTTGCCGTCAGTTTTTCTTTTTCTGCCACAGGCATAAGAGGTGGCACCAGATTAACTACTTCATTCAGCAAACCACTACGGAGGTTAAATACCCAACCATGCAAACTTGGTATTTTATGGTTAGCCCACATAGTTTGCACGCTTGCGGTTTCAACCAGATGATTGACCTGCTCAAGCACATTTAATTCTACCAGCCGATCAAACCGGGCATGGTCATCCGCTATCTGGTCTAACTCAGCCTGGTATTTGTCCCGGACATTCTTGATGTTGACGAGCCACTGATCGATCAAGCCTAGCTTTTTGCCCGCCATAGCCGCTTTCACGCCCCCACATTCGTAATGACCGCAGACAATAACATGCTGCACCTTAAGGACTTCTACTGCATACTGAACAACGCTTAGTATGTTCAGATCACCTGGAACGACCATATTGGCAATGTTTCGATGAACGAACATTTTGCCCGGATCAGCTCCTGCTATATGTTCGGCCGACATACGACTATCTGAGCAGCCAATCCACAAAAAGTCTGGCTTTTGGTCATGCGACAACACATCGAAGTAGCCATCGTTGAGCTCAAGTCGATCTTGCTAACACTAACTTCGGAGCCAGATAATGAGCCAACAATAAGTCCGCCAACAATACCCGCGATCAAACCGGCGAGCGAAGGTGCCCCTGAAGCTAATGCAATGCCCAGACACAGCGGTAGCGACGCAAAAAAAACGGATAGTCCAGCCGTCAAATCGCCCGACAAATAATCTGGCCGGTACTGTTGAAGTGTCTTGAATGGATTAGTGAATGGCATTCGTCTTGTGAGTTTTGTATCTCAAACTGATTTATATACGGTGATACACCAGAAAACTAATCTCAAGTTATAGCCCCATAGCTAGCTGTTGCCTGTACGTCAACAAGCTAACGACTATAACAAACCGTTTTATGAGTTAAATCAGCCCCTAAATAGATGCATTATTATTTACAAAACCACGACAGATTAAAAAGTAATTAAAATAACTTAATTGAACATTATGAACATGCTGTTAGAACGGTTTCCACCGTGAGGCTCTCCAGCGATGGAGCTACCAGATCGGCTTGCGCGAGTGTATCGGGAGAGCCAAGACCAACCACAAACATGCCACCCCGTTTACCGGCTTCAACGCCTGCCACAGCGTCCTCGAATACCACACATTCTGCCGGACTTACGCCCAGTTCAGCGGCTCCTTTCGTGAACACTTCCGGGTCGGGCTTACCCTTGCTGATCTTGGTACCGTCGATGATAGCTTCGAAGGCGTCGGTCATGCCGATACGTTCCAGAATAAGGGGGGCGTTTTTACTGACGGAGCCAAGTGCGGTTTTTAATCCGGCCTGGCGAACCTGCGAGAAAAAAGTAGCCACGCCCGGCAGGATATCGTTGGATGACATGCGGCTGACGAGTTCGAGGTACCAGTCATTTTTCTGAGCGGCCAATTCGGTCTTTTTCTCGTCGGACAGGGTCAGGCCGCCATGAGCCAGAATGAGGTCGAGGGAATCGGTACGGCTAACCCCTTTGAGCCCTTCGTTAAATTCTTCGGAAATATCGAAACCAAGTTCGTTGGCCAGCCGTTTCCAGGCCTGGTAATGGTAAATGGCGGTGTCGACAATGACCCCATCGAGGTCGAAAAGGAATGCTTTTATCTGACTCATTTGTGCGTTATCTGCTGAATAAGGCCCAAAGGTAGGCAGATTTAGACAAGTGCAGCCACAGTCTTATGCCCGGCCAGTCGCAAAAAATGTACACCTATAATAAGTACCCACACCAACCAGAGCGTACTCCCCAACAATCCCGCCAGATGCCAAACTGGAAAGCCGGGTATAACTGTTGCGAACAAATCGCCCTGCGCCAGCAAATAAATGGCCGATGCACCATAGGCAAACCAGCTTGTCCATTTTGGGAATAACCTCAGCGTGTTAAAAGCCGACGCGATCATGACTGTCCAGGCAATCGTCAGCAATTGACCCAGATGCTCGCCCAGCATAACCCCGCCGTATTGGTGAATTGTCTGAAATGCCACGACACTGGCCGCCCGGATA contains:
- a CDS encoding LytR/AlgR family response regulator transcription factor; this translates as MNVVIIEDENLTAKRLESLLHKYDSAITVLARIPSVAEAVSWFDESNSPVDLIFMDIHLEDDLGFRIFEQTQLTTPVIFTTAYDEYMIQAFKVNSIDYLLKPINYDELVAAIEKYKALKKQFGQATSTSHDLETLLNLIGKSKQTDYKERFMITVGTKIRSIETGDIAYFYLEEKVVFLVTKDGLTLPVDYSLDKLTQVLNPRRFFRISRQFLVSLSAIQTIHTFSAGKLKLDMTPKSRQEVFVSGDRMTEFKEWLGK
- a CDS encoding DUF4405 domain-containing protein, yielding MKSKNLVSLSVAAVFFVLAITGLLIYFGQGSHVVEHTHAWFGVLFVAAAIFHIMNNWASIVGYSKNRRTGGIQKELVVPVVIVAIFALGIGFDLPVFGKLANFGKGLFKGERPRGGPMEQTKVDSIANAVETAYATAYTKGDTGALAKLLPIKTSLLTEAGTILSGSDIQKNILKRTAPEVVKTKVDRAESLDERTILVYGTSTNSTTTSPTVFSHLLKEQDKKWTIIAAQRAFPAVQ
- a CDS encoding TonB-dependent receptor domain-containing protein, which gives rise to MKALLLSLLIVSATTSFAQTPTVPTAPASGTVAAPASNPTPIVTPAAPAVSDPFGKTPTDTTPTSFTAPGGPTMIQAPGTQPQPAATTSEAEPIARGNGKITGTLIDSTSNKPVEFATIALLNTATNKPIDGTTADAKGQFTIGKLAPGKYRLQYSFIGYKDKRSALITVDRGSAINVGSVKLSADVRTLNEVNVVGQAAMIEEKVDRLVYNADKDIAAKGGDAGDILRKVPMLSVDLDGNVSLRGSANVTVLINNKPSTIVASSVADALKQIPADMIKTVEVITSPSAKYDAEGSAGIINIVTKKTTLQGATLDVNGGGGNRGSNLGLNGNYRTGKMGFSLSGFGRAEYNVKGAFANDQTTRNYDAATNTYSASTRTIQTAQTQRQNLFGNYQLGWDYDIDKRTSLTASIRYGARNGINNQNNLLTQTTSPLSYFPTISDRNVKTTDLSGTVDANLTYTKTFKPQKEFSILALFSRNNRTNNFVSDILGGTDFQTITSRIKNDNLSYNQESTLQIDYQTPIKTNQLIEFGVKGIFRKANSDYQYYLASGDTGDFVQDNTRPANTLFYNQNIAASYLSYTMTTKNKYTIKAGARYEYTMIDARFSNESTGTATDIPNYGTLVPSINVSKSLKGGKIIKLAYNRRIQRPGIQFLNPNVNSANPTNISKGNPLLSPEFTDNLEFSTSANIKGLYLNGSLFARRTNGEITAVRDVIQQPVGDPTNQVFQQVIQTTYQNVGHQDAYGINLFGNGTLFRKLQLGGGLDLYHVSLTNNNANPVYSASNSGLVIAGRIMSSLSLSNGWGFQLFGGGRGKQVQLQGYQSAMYFYSLGMRKEFNDKKASLGLAVENIFNHPFVQNSELSSPILSQNSQTSFYNAGVRLTFSYKLGKMSFDAPQKRKKSIDNDDVKGDGGGDNQQQAAPAAAPAGGGTRTGGGRPR
- a CDS encoding RluA family pseudouridine synthase; translated protein: MENPNQPRKQRGQRTDATLTVSEPAELMAFLIAQLPHKNRNNIKSLLGNKQVLIDGKVYTQFNHPLTPGQVVTVAGNRAPETSQYRGLTILYEDQSLIVINKQAGLLSMATNKERDRTAYGILSDYVKKENPKNKIFIIHRLDRETSGVMMFARSENVQRLMQESWNATTKERTYVALVEGVPEPEQGRITSYLRESKALIVYSSQNPDTGQLSITNYKVLKANNGYSLLELELETGRKNQIRVHMQDIKHPIAGDAKYGATSDPIGRLGLHAETLAFEHPITGAPMRFSAPVPKLFQAVMKTVSE
- a CDS encoding glycosyltransferase family 2 protein encodes the protein MLLSVLIPAYNEIKSIDTLLEKIQAVPLTKEIIIVDDGSTDGTRERLATFESVPNIRVVFHDHNQGKGAAIRTAIKHMTGDIAIVQDADLEYEPLDYLFLVRPIAEGKEKVIYGSRFLKPENRHSYFSFYIGGQVVTLLTNLLFNQRLTDEPTCYKVFDANFLRSIPLECTRFEFCPEVTAKVAKRGIRIRELPISYYPRSIAEGKKISWLDGIEAIWVLLKYRIVK
- a CDS encoding DUF3024 domain-containing protein; amino-acid sequence: MSLDILLTLDTIEVLENYIDKVRPIEELRDQVDVAYKIENQSIIIYEIRPRFNQPDQTFESAIAKATFVKATDCWKVFWQRADLKWHTYKPKPIVKTIKEFVTLVEKDEHYCFWG
- a CDS encoding ArnT family glycosyltransferase, with the protein product MTRLFLFLALFCPLFFLFAYNSGYGYDAYEYLVIARSLNEGYALYDFIPSKSYLLYSSTNVLLNLLGGYNHVSVSALITLLATGVLLSAWRAARLFGERVALVTVGLTAACCAFMEMNFLEPESWIAIFGLNAFALAVGNKGSANLRWLGAGVLLGIAMCFKSVAAFYVVGFGAFILLLWFAGRLTFWSMVGRGMLVLLGFVLPLGLSALYFYATNRLDDHLEWTYIYPFGGYPSHTIFLVKFLIKISWLLLLLAVSFVLVWQPPYRNVYRQTPALWLALLLAVFSCVAMLKTQASHYFFPAAVFFVLHLGFMADLWLGQYESRNRKLPYRFVLAGVGVVGALLLISGLLYRPATIKRFISIADYSGEQQAGDFIREQTGPTGKALLIDNGMSLYYLSDREPNVPFIFTEMQTSHYIESHPDTYGRALADTSLKVVVFGNRSSVIDDSTALTQPANAYAIRQLREGLQKNFVKVKNPRFPLIYWVRK